A single region of the Stigmatopora argus isolate UIUO_Sarg chromosome 6, RoL_Sarg_1.0, whole genome shotgun sequence genome encodes:
- the LOC144076246 gene encoding myosin heavy chain, fast skeletal muscle-like isoform X2, producing MENRLDRNSRGPDLATPDVDQGGESGAGKTVNTKRVIQYFATIAVAGGKKAEQTSSKMKGSLEDQIIAANPLLESYGNAKTVRNDNSSRFGKFIRIHFGTTGKLASADIETYLLEKSRVTFQLSAERSYHIFYQLTTGHKPELLEALLITTNPYDYPMISQGEITVKSINDVEEFIATDTAIDILGFTAEEKVSIYKLTGAVMHHGNMKFKQKPREEQAEPDGTEVADKIAYLMGLNSADMLKALCYPRVKVGNEMVVKGQTVPQVHNAVMALGKSVYEKMFLWMVVRINEMLDTRQPRNFFIGVLDIAGFEIFDFNSLEQLCINFTNEKLQQFFNHHMFVLEQEEYKKEGIEWEFIDFGMDLAACIELIEKPMGIFSILEEECMFPKASDTTFKNKLYDQHLGKSAPFQKPKPTKGKAEAHFALVHYAGTVDYNVTGWLDKNKDPLNDSVVQLYQKSSMKLLALLYLSHASTDDGKGAKKAGKKKGGSFQTVSALFRENLGKLMTNLRSTHPHFVRCLIPNESKTPGLMENHLVIHQLRCNGVLEGIRICRKGFPSRILYGDFKQRYKVLNASVIPEGHFIDNKKASEKLLGSINVDHSQYKFGHTKVFFKAGLLGTLEEMRDEKLVLLVTMTQALCRGYVMRREFVKMMERRESIYSIQYNIRSFMNVKHWPWMKLYFKIKPLLKSAETEKEMAQMKEDFQKTKEDLSKALAKKKELEEKMVSLLQEKNDLQLQIQSEGETLADAEERCEGLIKAKIQLEAKVKEASERLEDEEEVNAELTAKKRKLEDECSELKKDIDDLELTLAKVEKERHATENKVKNLVEEMASQDETIAKLSKEKKSLQEAHQQTLDDLQAEEDKVNTLTKAKSKLEQQVDDLEGSLEQEKKLRMDLERSKRKLEGDLKLAHETIMDLENDKQQSDEKIKKRDFEMSQLLGKIEDEQSAGIQLHKKIKELQARIEELEEEIEAERAARAKVEKQRSDLARELEEISERLEEAGGATSVQIEMNKKREAEFQKLRRDLEESTLQHEATAATLRKKQADSVAELGEQIDNLQRVKQKLEKEKSEYKMEIDDLSSNMEAIAKSKGNLEKMCRSLEDQLSEFKCKHDEHMRQFNDINVQRARLTTENGEIGRQLEEKESLVSQLTRGKQAYIHQIDELKRALEEETKSKNALAHAVQSSRHDCDLLREQYEEELEAKAELQRAMSKANSEVAQWRTKYETDAIQRTEELEEAKKKLAQRLQDAEESIEAVNSKCASLEKTKQRLLGEVEDLMIDVERANAVAATLDKKQRNFDKVLAEWKQKYEESQAELEGAMKEARSLSTEMFKLKNSYEESLDHLETLKRENKNLQQEITDLTEQVGESGKTIHELEKAKKIAESERAEVQTALEEAEATLEHEESKIIRIQLELTQVKSEIDRKLAEKDEEMEQIKRNSQRVIEAMQTTLDAEIRSRNDALRIKKKMEGDLNEMEIQLSHANRQAAEAQKQLRNLQGQLKDAQLHLDEAIRAHAEMKEQVSMVERRNNLMLAEIEELRVALEQTDRSRKVAEAELVDASERVTLLHSQNTNLINTKRKLEADLAQVQGEVEDSIQEARNAEEKAKKAITDAAMMAEELKKEQDTSSHLERMKKNLEVTVKDLQHRLDEAETLALKGGKKQLQKLEARVRELESEVEAEQKRGAEAIKGVRKYERRVKELTYQTEEDKKNIARLQDLVDKLQLKVKAYKRQCEDSEEQANSHLTRYRKVQHEMEEAQERADIAESQVNKLRAKSRDFARGKDAEE from the exons atggaaaacagacttgaTAGGaactctcgaggaccggacttggccacaccTGACGTAGaccaagg AGGAGAATCCGGTGCAGGAAAGACTGTGAACACCAAACGTGTCATCCAGTACTTTGCGACAATCGCAGTGGCTGGAGGAAAGAAGGCTGAGCAAACGTCCAGCAAAATGAAG GGCTCTTTGGAGGATCAAATCATTGCCGCAAATCCCCTACTGGAGTCTTATGGTAATGCCAAAACTGTGAGGAATGACAACTCCTCTCGCTTT GGTAAATTTATTAGAATCCATTTTGGAACAACGGGGAAGCTGGCTTCAGCAGATATTGAAACTT ACCTGCTGGAGAAATCAAGAGTGACCTTCCAGCTCTCTGCTGAGCGAAGTTACCACATCTTCTATCAACTCACAACAGGCCATAAACCAGAGTTGTTAG AGGCTCTGCTCATCACCACCAACCCTTACGACTATCCCATGATTAGTCAGGGTGAAATTACAGTCAAAAGCATCAATGATGTTGAGGAGTTCATTGCCACTGAT ACAGCTATTGATATCTTGGGCTTCACTGCAGAAGAGAAAGTAAGCATTTATAAGCTAACTGGCGCTGTGATGCATCATGGCAATATGAAGTTCAAGCAGAAGCCGCGGGAAGAGCAGGCTGAGCCAGATGGCACTGAGG TGGCCGATAAAATTGCCTACCTCATGGGCCTCAACTCCGCTGATATGCTCAAGGCTTTGTGTTACCCAAGAGTCAAGGTTGGCAATGAAATGGTGGTTAAAGGTCAAACTGTGccccag GTTCACAATGCCGTAATGGCTCTCGGCAAATCCGTCTATGAGAAAATGTTCTTGTGGATGGTGGTGAGAATCAATGAAATGCTGGATACTAGGCAGCCCAGAAACTTTTTCATCGGTGTGCTGGATATTGCTGGATTTGAAATTTTTGAT TTCAACAGCTTGGAGCAGCTCTGCATCAACTTCACCAATGAGAAACTGCAACAGTTTTTCAACCACCACATGTTTGTCCTGGAGCAAGAGGAGTACAAGAAAGAAGGAATTGAGTGGGAGTTCATTGACTTCGGTATGGACTTGGCTGCCTGCATTGAGCTTATTGAGAAG CCAATGGGCATCTTCTCCATCCTTGAAGAGGAGTGCATGTTCCCTAAGGCTTCAGACACCACCTTCAAGAACAAACTGTACGACCAGCATCTTGGCAAAAGTGCCCCCTTCCAGAAGCCAAAGCCTACAAAAGGCAAAGCTGAGGCACACTTTGCTCTTGTTCACTATGCTGGTACTGTTGACTACAATGTTACTGGCTGGCTGGACAAGAACAAGGACCCCCTGAATGACTCCGTTGTTCAGCTCTACCAGAAATCCTCAATGAAGCTGCTGGCCTTGCTGTATTTATCTCACGCATCTACGGACG ACGGGAAAGGTGCAAAGAAAGCTGGCAAGAAGAAGGGAGGTTCCTTTCAGACTGTGTCAGCTCTCTTTAGG GAAAATTTAGGAAAGTTGATGACCAACTTGAGAAGCACTCACCCTCATTTCGTGCGCTGCTTGATTCCAAATGAGTCGAAAACACCAG GTCTGATGGAGAATCACCTGGTTATCCACCAGCTGCGCTGTAACGGCGTGCTGGAAGGCATCAGGATCTGCAGGAAAGGTTTCCCTAGCAGAATCCTCTACGGTGACTTCAAGCAAAG ATACAAAGTATTGAATGCAAGCGTCATCCCAGAGGGACACTTCATCGACAACAAGAAGGCCTCTGAAAAACTCCTGGGATCCATCAATGTAGATCACTCGCAGTACAAGTTTGGCCATACCAAG GTGTTCTTCAAGGCTGGTTTGCTGGGTACATTGgaggagatgagagatgagaaacTGGTTTTACTGGTGACCATGACTCAAGCTCTGTGCAGGGGCTATGTCATGAGACGAGAATTTGTCAAGATGATGGAGAGGAG GGAATCTATTTACTCCATCCAGTACAACATTCGCTCATTCATGAATGTCAAACACTGGCCATGGATGAAGCTGTATTTCAAGATTAAACCTCTTCTCAAGAGTGCAGAAACTGAAAAAGAGATGGCCCAAATGAAAGAAGACTTTCAAAAAACCAAGGAGGACCTCTCAAAAGCATTAGCCAAGAAGAAGGAACTGGAGGAGAAGATGGTTTCTcttctgcaagaaaaaaatgacttgcaGCTCCAAATTCAATCT GAGGGGGAAACTCTTGCTGATGCTGAGGAGCGGTGCGAAGGGCTCATCAAAGCCAAAATCCAGCTTGAGGCAAAGGTCAAAGAGGCTTCTGAGAGGCtggaggatgaggaagaggtCAATGCTGAGCTGACAGCGAAGAAGAGGAAGCTGGAAGATGAGTGTTCCGAATTGAAGAAAGACATCGATGACCTGGAACTTACCCTGGCTAAAGTAGAGAAGGAGAGGCATGCTACTGAGAACAAG GTTAAAAACCTGGTTGAGGAGATGGCTTCTCAAGATGAGACCATTGCAAAATTGTCCAAAGAGAAGAAATCCCTCCAAGAGGCCCATCAACAGACACTAGATGATCTTCAGGCAGAGGAAGACAAAGTCAACACTCTGACAAAAGCCAAGTCCAAGCTGGAGCAGCAAGTAGATGAT CTTGAAGGATCCCTGGAGCAAGAAAAGAAACTCCGTATGGATCTTGAGCGTTCCAAGAGGAAACTGGAAGGAGATCTGAAGCTCGCCCATGAGACCATTATGGATCTGGAAAATGACAAGCAGCAGTCCGATGAGAAAATCAAAAA GAGGGACTTTGAGATGAGCCAACTTCTTGGCAAGATTGAGGATgaacagtcagctgggattcagcttcacaagaaaataaaagaacTGCAG GCCCGTATAGAGGAGCTTGAGGAGGAGATTGAAGCTGAACGGGCCGCTCGTGCCAAGGTGGAGAAGCAGCGGTCTGATCTTGCCAGGGAACTTGAAGAGATCAGCGAGCGACTCGAGGAGGCCGGCGGCGCCACCTCGGTCCAGATCGAAATGAACAAGAAGCGCGAGGCTGAGTTCCAGAAGCTCCGTCGTGACTTGGAAGAGTCCACGCTGCAACACGAGGCCACTGCCGCAACTTTACGCAAAAAGCAAGCCGACAGCGTAGCTGAGCTTGGTGAGCAGATCGACAATCTTCAGCGCGTCAAGCAGAAACTGGAGAAGGAGAAGAGTGAATACAAGATGGAAATAGATGACCTCAGCAGCAACATGGAGGCCATTGCAAAATCCAAA gGAAACCTGGAGAAGATGTGTCGTTCACTAGAAGATCAATTAAGTGAATTCAAGTGCAAGCATGACGAGCACATGCGTCAATTTAATGACATCAATGTTCAAAGAGCCAGACTGACGACTGAAAATG ggGAAATTGGCCGTCAGTTGGAAGAAAAGGAATCTCTGGTTTCTCAGCTCACAAGGGGCAAGCAGGCCTATATTCACCAGATAGATGAGCTTAAAAGGGCGCTTGAGGAAGAAACAAAG TCCAAGAATGCCCTGGCCCACGCTGTTCAGTCTTCTCGCCATGATTGTGACCTGCTCAGAGAGCAATATGAAGAGGAGCTGGAAGCTAAAGCTGAGCTGCAGCGAGCCATGTCCAAGGCCAACAGCGAGGTTGCTCAATGGAGAACCAAATATGAAACGGATGCTATTCAGCGCACTGAGGAACTCGAGGAGGCAAA GAAAAAGCTTGCACAGCGTCTTCAGGATGCAGAGGAATCCATCGAAGCTGTGAACTCAAAGTGTGCCTCTCTGGAAAAGACCAAACAGAGGCTTTTGGGTGAAGTAGAAGATCTGATGATTGACGTGGAAAGAGCTAATGCTGTCGCCGCCACTCTTGACAAGAAGCAGAGGAACTTTGATAAG GTTCTAGCTGAGTGGAAGCAGAAATATGAGGAGAGCCAAGCCGAACTGGAGGGAGCCATGAAAGAGGCCCGCTCACTCAGTACAGAGATGTTCAAACTGAAGAACTCCTATGAAGAATCTCTGGACCATCTTGAGACCCTTAAGAGAGAGAACAAGAACCTGCAGC AGGAAATAACTGATTTAACTGAGCAAGTTGGAGAGTCAGGAAAGACAATTCATGAGCTGGAAAAAGCCAAAAAGATTGCTGAAAGCGAAAGAGCCGAAGTCCAAACAGCTCTTGAGGAAGCAGAG GCCACTCTGGAGCACGAAGAATCTAAGATCATTCGTATTCAGCTTGAACTGACCCAAGTCAAGAGCGAGATCGACAGAAAGCTTGCAGAGAAGGACGAGGAGATGGAGCAGATCAAGAGGAACAGTCAGCGTGTGATTGAAGCCATGCAGACCACTTTGGATGCTGAGATCAGGAGCAGGAACGATGCCCTGAGAATCAAGAAGAAGATGGAAGGAGATTTGAATGAGATGGAGATTCAGTTGAGCCATGCCAATCGCCAGGCAGCTGAGGCCCAGAAACAGCTGAGGAACCTCCAGGGACAACTCAAG GATGCTCAACTGCACCTGGATGAGGCTATTAGGGCTCACGCAGAAATGAAAGAGCAGGTTTCCATGGTGGAGCGCAGGAACAACTTGATGTTGGCCGAGATCGAGGAGCTACGAGTTGCTCTGGAGCAGACGGACAGAAGCCGCAAAGTGGCCGAAGCTGAGTTGGTTGATGCCAGTGAGCGCGTGACACTGCTGCACTCACAG AATACAAATCTCATCAACACTAAAAGGAAACTGGAAGCAGACCTTGCTCAAGTCCAAGGTGAAGTAGAGGATTCTATCCAAGAAGCAAGAAATGCTGAAGAAAAGGCCAAGAAGGCCATCACTGAC GCTGCCATGATGGCAGAGGAACTTAAGAAGGAGCAAGACACCAGCTCTCACTTGGAGAGGATGAAGAAAAACCTGGAGGTGACAGTCAAGGACCTGCAGCACCGCCTGGATGAGGCTGAGACCCTGGCTCTCAAGGGGGGCAAGAAACAGCTCCAGAAACTGGAGGCTCGG GTAAGAGAGCTGGAATCCGAAGTGGAAGCGGAACAGAAAAGAGGCGCGGAAGCTATTAAGGGTGTCCGCAAGTATGAACGGCGAGTCAAAGAGCTGACCTATCAG ACTGAAGAGGATAAGAAGAATATTGCAAGACTTCAGGATCTGGTGGACAAGCTCCAGCTGAAAGTCAAGGCTTACAAGAGGCAGTGCGAGGACTCT GAGGAGCAGGCCAACTCCCACCTGACCAGGTACAGGAAGGTTCAACACGAGATGGAAGAGGCTCAGGAACGAGCCGATATTGCCGAATCACAGGTCAACAAGCTCAGGGCCAAGAGCCGTGACTTTGCCAGG GGAAAGGATGCTGAAGAATGA
- the LOC144076246 gene encoding myosin heavy chain, fast skeletal muscle-like isoform X1: MSGDPEMECFGPAAVYLRKPERERLEAQNTPFDAKTAFFVAEPTEMYVKGKLVKKDAGKATVEIKGGKNITVKDDDIFPMNPPKFDKIEDMAMMTHLSEPSVLYNLKERYAAWMIYTYSGLFCVTVNPYKWLPVYDTIVVSGYRGKKRIEAPPHIFSISDNAYQFMLQDRENQSILITGESGAGKTVNTKRVIQYFATIAVAGGKKAEQTSSKMKGSLEDQIIAANPLLESYGNAKTVRNDNSSRFGKFIRIHFGTTGKLASADIETYLLEKSRVTFQLSAERSYHIFYQLTTGHKPELLEALLITTNPYDYPMISQGEITVKSINDVEEFIATDTAIDILGFTAEEKVSIYKLTGAVMHHGNMKFKQKPREEQAEPDGTEVADKIAYLMGLNSADMLKALCYPRVKVGNEMVVKGQTVPQVHNAVMALGKSVYEKMFLWMVVRINEMLDTRQPRNFFIGVLDIAGFEIFDFNSLEQLCINFTNEKLQQFFNHHMFVLEQEEYKKEGIEWEFIDFGMDLAACIELIEKPMGIFSILEEECMFPKASDTTFKNKLYDQHLGKSAPFQKPKPTKGKAEAHFALVHYAGTVDYNVTGWLDKNKDPLNDSVVQLYQKSSMKLLALLYLSHASTDDGKGAKKAGKKKGGSFQTVSALFRENLGKLMTNLRSTHPHFVRCLIPNESKTPGLMENHLVIHQLRCNGVLEGIRICRKGFPSRILYGDFKQRYKVLNASVIPEGHFIDNKKASEKLLGSINVDHSQYKFGHTKVFFKAGLLGTLEEMRDEKLVLLVTMTQALCRGYVMRREFVKMMERRESIYSIQYNIRSFMNVKHWPWMKLYFKIKPLLKSAETEKEMAQMKEDFQKTKEDLSKALAKKKELEEKMVSLLQEKNDLQLQIQSEGETLADAEERCEGLIKAKIQLEAKVKEASERLEDEEEVNAELTAKKRKLEDECSELKKDIDDLELTLAKVEKERHATENKVKNLVEEMASQDETIAKLSKEKKSLQEAHQQTLDDLQAEEDKVNTLTKAKSKLEQQVDDLEGSLEQEKKLRMDLERSKRKLEGDLKLAHETIMDLENDKQQSDEKIKKRDFEMSQLLGKIEDEQSAGIQLHKKIKELQARIEELEEEIEAERAARAKVEKQRSDLARELEEISERLEEAGGATSVQIEMNKKREAEFQKLRRDLEESTLQHEATAATLRKKQADSVAELGEQIDNLQRVKQKLEKEKSEYKMEIDDLSSNMEAIAKSKGNLEKMCRSLEDQLSEFKCKHDEHMRQFNDINVQRARLTTENGEIGRQLEEKESLVSQLTRGKQAYIHQIDELKRALEEETKSKNALAHAVQSSRHDCDLLREQYEEELEAKAELQRAMSKANSEVAQWRTKYETDAIQRTEELEEAKKKLAQRLQDAEESIEAVNSKCASLEKTKQRLLGEVEDLMIDVERANAVAATLDKKQRNFDKVLAEWKQKYEESQAELEGAMKEARSLSTEMFKLKNSYEESLDHLETLKRENKNLQQEITDLTEQVGESGKTIHELEKAKKIAESERAEVQTALEEAEATLEHEESKIIRIQLELTQVKSEIDRKLAEKDEEMEQIKRNSQRVIEAMQTTLDAEIRSRNDALRIKKKMEGDLNEMEIQLSHANRQAAEAQKQLRNLQGQLKDAQLHLDEAIRAHAEMKEQVSMVERRNNLMLAEIEELRVALEQTDRSRKVAEAELVDASERVTLLHSQNTNLINTKRKLEADLAQVQGEVEDSIQEARNAEEKAKKAITDAAMMAEELKKEQDTSSHLERMKKNLEVTVKDLQHRLDEAETLALKGGKKQLQKLEARVRELESEVEAEQKRGAEAIKGVRKYERRVKELTYQTEEDKKNIARLQDLVDKLQLKVKAYKRQCEDSEEQANSHLTRYRKVQHEMEEAQERADIAESQVNKLRAKSRDFARGKDAEE; the protein is encoded by the exons ATGAGTGGAGACCCAGAAATGGAGTGTTTTGGCCCGGCAGCCGTTTACCTCCGGAAGCCAGAACGAGAGAGGCTGGAGGCTCAAAACACTCCTTTTGACGCCAAAACGGCCTTCTTTGTGGCTGAACCCACTGAGATGTATGTAAAGGGCAAACTGGTGAAAAAAGACGCGGGCAAAGCCACCGTTGAAATAAAGGGTGGGAAG AATATCACCGTCAAAGATGATGACATCTTCCCCATGAATCCACCAAAGTTTGACAAAATTGAGGACATGGCCATGATGACCCACCTCAGTGAACCCTCTGTGCTGTACAACCTCAAAGAGCGCTACGCAGCATGGATGATTTAT ACATACTCCGGGCTATTCTGCGTCACTGTGAACCCCTACAAGTGGCTCCCAGTGTATGACACAATTGTTGTATCAGGATACAGAGGCAAAAAAAGGATTGAGGCCCCACCCCACATCTTCTCCATCTCTGACAATGCCTATCAGTTCATGCTCCAAG ATCGGGAGAACCAGTCAATTCTGATTAC AGGAGAATCCGGTGCAGGAAAGACTGTGAACACCAAACGTGTCATCCAGTACTTTGCGACAATCGCAGTGGCTGGAGGAAAGAAGGCTGAGCAAACGTCCAGCAAAATGAAG GGCTCTTTGGAGGATCAAATCATTGCCGCAAATCCCCTACTGGAGTCTTATGGTAATGCCAAAACTGTGAGGAATGACAACTCCTCTCGCTTT GGTAAATTTATTAGAATCCATTTTGGAACAACGGGGAAGCTGGCTTCAGCAGATATTGAAACTT ACCTGCTGGAGAAATCAAGAGTGACCTTCCAGCTCTCTGCTGAGCGAAGTTACCACATCTTCTATCAACTCACAACAGGCCATAAACCAGAGTTGTTAG AGGCTCTGCTCATCACCACCAACCCTTACGACTATCCCATGATTAGTCAGGGTGAAATTACAGTCAAAAGCATCAATGATGTTGAGGAGTTCATTGCCACTGAT ACAGCTATTGATATCTTGGGCTTCACTGCAGAAGAGAAAGTAAGCATTTATAAGCTAACTGGCGCTGTGATGCATCATGGCAATATGAAGTTCAAGCAGAAGCCGCGGGAAGAGCAGGCTGAGCCAGATGGCACTGAGG TGGCCGATAAAATTGCCTACCTCATGGGCCTCAACTCCGCTGATATGCTCAAGGCTTTGTGTTACCCAAGAGTCAAGGTTGGCAATGAAATGGTGGTTAAAGGTCAAACTGTGccccag GTTCACAATGCCGTAATGGCTCTCGGCAAATCCGTCTATGAGAAAATGTTCTTGTGGATGGTGGTGAGAATCAATGAAATGCTGGATACTAGGCAGCCCAGAAACTTTTTCATCGGTGTGCTGGATATTGCTGGATTTGAAATTTTTGAT TTCAACAGCTTGGAGCAGCTCTGCATCAACTTCACCAATGAGAAACTGCAACAGTTTTTCAACCACCACATGTTTGTCCTGGAGCAAGAGGAGTACAAGAAAGAAGGAATTGAGTGGGAGTTCATTGACTTCGGTATGGACTTGGCTGCCTGCATTGAGCTTATTGAGAAG CCAATGGGCATCTTCTCCATCCTTGAAGAGGAGTGCATGTTCCCTAAGGCTTCAGACACCACCTTCAAGAACAAACTGTACGACCAGCATCTTGGCAAAAGTGCCCCCTTCCAGAAGCCAAAGCCTACAAAAGGCAAAGCTGAGGCACACTTTGCTCTTGTTCACTATGCTGGTACTGTTGACTACAATGTTACTGGCTGGCTGGACAAGAACAAGGACCCCCTGAATGACTCCGTTGTTCAGCTCTACCAGAAATCCTCAATGAAGCTGCTGGCCTTGCTGTATTTATCTCACGCATCTACGGACG ACGGGAAAGGTGCAAAGAAAGCTGGCAAGAAGAAGGGAGGTTCCTTTCAGACTGTGTCAGCTCTCTTTAGG GAAAATTTAGGAAAGTTGATGACCAACTTGAGAAGCACTCACCCTCATTTCGTGCGCTGCTTGATTCCAAATGAGTCGAAAACACCAG GTCTGATGGAGAATCACCTGGTTATCCACCAGCTGCGCTGTAACGGCGTGCTGGAAGGCATCAGGATCTGCAGGAAAGGTTTCCCTAGCAGAATCCTCTACGGTGACTTCAAGCAAAG ATACAAAGTATTGAATGCAAGCGTCATCCCAGAGGGACACTTCATCGACAACAAGAAGGCCTCTGAAAAACTCCTGGGATCCATCAATGTAGATCACTCGCAGTACAAGTTTGGCCATACCAAG GTGTTCTTCAAGGCTGGTTTGCTGGGTACATTGgaggagatgagagatgagaaacTGGTTTTACTGGTGACCATGACTCAAGCTCTGTGCAGGGGCTATGTCATGAGACGAGAATTTGTCAAGATGATGGAGAGGAG GGAATCTATTTACTCCATCCAGTACAACATTCGCTCATTCATGAATGTCAAACACTGGCCATGGATGAAGCTGTATTTCAAGATTAAACCTCTTCTCAAGAGTGCAGAAACTGAAAAAGAGATGGCCCAAATGAAAGAAGACTTTCAAAAAACCAAGGAGGACCTCTCAAAAGCATTAGCCAAGAAGAAGGAACTGGAGGAGAAGATGGTTTCTcttctgcaagaaaaaaatgacttgcaGCTCCAAATTCAATCT GAGGGGGAAACTCTTGCTGATGCTGAGGAGCGGTGCGAAGGGCTCATCAAAGCCAAAATCCAGCTTGAGGCAAAGGTCAAAGAGGCTTCTGAGAGGCtggaggatgaggaagaggtCAATGCTGAGCTGACAGCGAAGAAGAGGAAGCTGGAAGATGAGTGTTCCGAATTGAAGAAAGACATCGATGACCTGGAACTTACCCTGGCTAAAGTAGAGAAGGAGAGGCATGCTACTGAGAACAAG GTTAAAAACCTGGTTGAGGAGATGGCTTCTCAAGATGAGACCATTGCAAAATTGTCCAAAGAGAAGAAATCCCTCCAAGAGGCCCATCAACAGACACTAGATGATCTTCAGGCAGAGGAAGACAAAGTCAACACTCTGACAAAAGCCAAGTCCAAGCTGGAGCAGCAAGTAGATGAT CTTGAAGGATCCCTGGAGCAAGAAAAGAAACTCCGTATGGATCTTGAGCGTTCCAAGAGGAAACTGGAAGGAGATCTGAAGCTCGCCCATGAGACCATTATGGATCTGGAAAATGACAAGCAGCAGTCCGATGAGAAAATCAAAAA GAGGGACTTTGAGATGAGCCAACTTCTTGGCAAGATTGAGGATgaacagtcagctgggattcagcttcacaagaaaataaaagaacTGCAG GCCCGTATAGAGGAGCTTGAGGAGGAGATTGAAGCTGAACGGGCCGCTCGTGCCAAGGTGGAGAAGCAGCGGTCTGATCTTGCCAGGGAACTTGAAGAGATCAGCGAGCGACTCGAGGAGGCCGGCGGCGCCACCTCGGTCCAGATCGAAATGAACAAGAAGCGCGAGGCTGAGTTCCAGAAGCTCCGTCGTGACTTGGAAGAGTCCACGCTGCAACACGAGGCCACTGCCGCAACTTTACGCAAAAAGCAAGCCGACAGCGTAGCTGAGCTTGGTGAGCAGATCGACAATCTTCAGCGCGTCAAGCAGAAACTGGAGAAGGAGAAGAGTGAATACAAGATGGAAATAGATGACCTCAGCAGCAACATGGAGGCCATTGCAAAATCCAAA gGAAACCTGGAGAAGATGTGTCGTTCACTAGAAGATCAATTAAGTGAATTCAAGTGCAAGCATGACGAGCACATGCGTCAATTTAATGACATCAATGTTCAAAGAGCCAGACTGACGACTGAAAATG ggGAAATTGGCCGTCAGTTGGAAGAAAAGGAATCTCTGGTTTCTCAGCTCACAAGGGGCAAGCAGGCCTATATTCACCAGATAGATGAGCTTAAAAGGGCGCTTGAGGAAGAAACAAAG TCCAAGAATGCCCTGGCCCACGCTGTTCAGTCTTCTCGCCATGATTGTGACCTGCTCAGAGAGCAATATGAAGAGGAGCTGGAAGCTAAAGCTGAGCTGCAGCGAGCCATGTCCAAGGCCAACAGCGAGGTTGCTCAATGGAGAACCAAATATGAAACGGATGCTATTCAGCGCACTGAGGAACTCGAGGAGGCAAA GAAAAAGCTTGCACAGCGTCTTCAGGATGCAGAGGAATCCATCGAAGCTGTGAACTCAAAGTGTGCCTCTCTGGAAAAGACCAAACAGAGGCTTTTGGGTGAAGTAGAAGATCTGATGATTGACGTGGAAAGAGCTAATGCTGTCGCCGCCACTCTTGACAAGAAGCAGAGGAACTTTGATAAG GTTCTAGCTGAGTGGAAGCAGAAATATGAGGAGAGCCAAGCCGAACTGGAGGGAGCCATGAAAGAGGCCCGCTCACTCAGTACAGAGATGTTCAAACTGAAGAACTCCTATGAAGAATCTCTGGACCATCTTGAGACCCTTAAGAGAGAGAACAAGAACCTGCAGC AGGAAATAACTGATTTAACTGAGCAAGTTGGAGAGTCAGGAAAGACAATTCATGAGCTGGAAAAAGCCAAAAAGATTGCTGAAAGCGAAAGAGCCGAAGTCCAAACAGCTCTTGAGGAAGCAGAG GCCACTCTGGAGCACGAAGAATCTAAGATCATTCGTATTCAGCTTGAACTGACCCAAGTCAAGAGCGAGATCGACAGAAAGCTTGCAGAGAAGGACGAGGAGATGGAGCAGATCAAGAGGAACAGTCAGCGTGTGATTGAAGCCATGCAGACCACTTTGGATGCTGAGATCAGGAGCAGGAACGATGCCCTGAGAATCAAGAAGAAGATGGAAGGAGATTTGAATGAGATGGAGATTCAGTTGAGCCATGCCAATCGCCAGGCAGCTGAGGCCCAGAAACAGCTGAGGAACCTCCAGGGACAACTCAAG GATGCTCAACTGCACCTGGATGAGGCTATTAGGGCTCACGCAGAAATGAAAGAGCAGGTTTCCATGGTGGAGCGCAGGAACAACTTGATGTTGGCCGAGATCGAGGAGCTACGAGTTGCTCTGGAGCAGACGGACAGAAGCCGCAAAGTGGCCGAAGCTGAGTTGGTTGATGCCAGTGAGCGCGTGACACTGCTGCACTCACAG AATACAAATCTCATCAACACTAAAAGGAAACTGGAAGCAGACCTTGCTCAAGTCCAAGGTGAAGTAGAGGATTCTATCCAAGAAGCAAGAAATGCTGAAGAAAAGGCCAAGAAGGCCATCACTGAC GCTGCCATGATGGCAGAGGAACTTAAGAAGGAGCAAGACACCAGCTCTCACTTGGAGAGGATGAAGAAAAACCTGGAGGTGACAGTCAAGGACCTGCAGCACCGCCTGGATGAGGCTGAGACCCTGGCTCTCAAGGGGGGCAAGAAACAGCTCCAGAAACTGGAGGCTCGG GTAAGAGAGCTGGAATCCGAAGTGGAAGCGGAACAGAAAAGAGGCGCGGAAGCTATTAAGGGTGTCCGCAAGTATGAACGGCGAGTCAAAGAGCTGACCTATCAG ACTGAAGAGGATAAGAAGAATATTGCAAGACTTCAGGATCTGGTGGACAAGCTCCAGCTGAAAGTCAAGGCTTACAAGAGGCAGTGCGAGGACTCT GAGGAGCAGGCCAACTCCCACCTGACCAGGTACAGGAAGGTTCAACACGAGATGGAAGAGGCTCAGGAACGAGCCGATATTGCCGAATCACAGGTCAACAAGCTCAGGGCCAAGAGCCGTGACTTTGCCAGG GGAAAGGATGCTGAAGAATGA